The genome window TAAAGTCAatttaacatttttgttttcctaAATGAGGAATCAAAAACTCGCAAGCTTCAGGGAAAGGACGAGTAGAATGCACAACTCACATTTCCTTGTAGAGCAACAAAACATCTTACCCTTGATTTTGCAGTTGTGTCCATCTGTGTCTATAATGTAGCCCATATGACAGTCACACTTGTAGGAACCCAGAGTATTTATACACAATTGACTGCAAACAAGTGATTGGTGGCCTTCACACTCATCAATATCAGCACAGGTCATTCCATCTTCTGCGAGTCTGTAGCCCACTGTACAGTGACAACGCTGCACAGATATTGAAATGTTAACAGTTCCTTTTATGTCCACGagaaatacatttgtatttttttattttttttttaattgtcaatGTTATCAGAGCAGGTCTTGCTTTAAAGCAGCCTACGTTTTTCTAGCACCTAGGCCTTTTGTGTTGAGTTCCTTACCGGACCAAGTGGTGTGCTGAAACAGCCCTGAGAGCAGCGGCTAAGATCTGCTTCAGCACAGTTTATCTGGCAGCTCCCATCCTCGTCTGAACCATCTGTGCAATTTCTAATTCCATTGCAAACCAGAGATTGCTCCACACACTCCAGACTGCCACATTGGAACTGATGAGGAAGACATGCAACCAACCCGCCTGGAATGCACAAAGAAGTTACACAGCGAGCGTTTACAAACATTAAGACACACATTCAAATAGTTTAGTCACTCACAGTCAGTTTCATCACTTTCATCGGGACAATCTTTTGTGCCATCACACCTCCAGGCAGCAGGGATACACATGGTCATTGATTGGCATGACCACTGAAAATCACCACAACTCAGAGGAGCCAAAACCGGACAGTCCTGTAATAGGAACTTACATTTGTGATAGGAACCAGGCAATTTCAGGCAGTTTTAATTCATCATTGATTGTGCACTCCACCTTCTCATCTGTGCCATCTTTGCAGTCCTTTTCCCCATCACAGAGCCACTCCTGCACTAGGCACTCTTTGCTCTGAGGACAACGTTGCTTTGTTATACAGACTGGTGTTTTAATACAACTTTCTTCGTCCGATTGATCCCAACAGTCTGGGTGACCATCACAATGCATTGTAGCCAATATACACTGACCACTAGTGCACCTAAACTCACTGGTACTACAGTCAGTAACTACAGAAAGAAAAGACCCGTTCCTTATCCTAAACCAGCCAAATAAGTGAGCTTAATGTTTTTATTGTGCACAACATACCACAGTTTGCCTCATCAGTTCCATCATAACAATCGATCTCCCCATCGCAAAGGAAACTTTTAGGAATGCAGCTGTTTCCACCATCACAGTAGTGAGCGCACCCCTCCATGTCTTTAGTGCATTTCTGTTCATCAGACCGATCCTGACACTGAGGCACGCCATCACATACTTGATTCTTTTCTATGCACTTTTTACCATGGGCACACTGGAACTGGTCTGCAGAAGACAATAGTCAATCAGGATTCTGATGTTCTAACCAAATTGGAGTTTGGGCACAAAGTTTAGAGATTATATATTCTGTCAATGACTGCTTCAGTTTCTCAAAATCTGTTCTTGAAAATTTTTACcacagtttaaaaatgtttattagAGTAAGCATTTGCACAAAAACTGCTCATCCATTTGGAAGGTGATTGTTGAACCTATACGGACTTATGGATATTCAAAATGCTCCACGTGGAAGATTATGCTTAGCGAACTAAAGTGTACAGATAAAGCTTCATTACTCTAAAATCATTTGTTAAATTAAACTTTTGTTGGTTTCCACATAAGAGGATGCTCCAAAATCAGTTGGCAAGCAATGACCAATGGAACACGCTTACAGAAATTTCTGTGCCTCATTTTTGTCCAAATACctgcaataaaatgaaaaacactGCAGCGGAAAAGACACTGACCCTGTTCACAAGTAGATGAGCATTCCTCCTCATCCGAGCCAtcattgcagtcattttctccATCACAGAGATGGCTGAAGAGGACACACTCACTGTTGTCTTTGCAGGGTAGTGAACCCAAGGAGCACTTGATAGGTTTAAACACAAACTTGTCTGGCTGCATGGTGGTTGTCTTTGCCTCTTCATTCACATTCTCTGATTTGACATGGGTAAATATTTGGCTTCAGAGTGAATATTCGCCACAGTCCAGAAAGTGACATGAAAACAATTTGACCGTGTTCAGTTGAAGCTTACCGCAATTTTCCTCATCTGATCCATCTAAACAGTCTCTTTCTGCATCACACAGCAAAGTTTCAGGTAAGCAGCGGTTGTCATTGTCACAGAGGTGAACACATCCATCTGGTTTTGAACAATGTAATTCATCTGATCGGTCCTGACATTGAAGTACACCATCGCACACTTCATCCTTGTTAATGCACTTCTTCCCATGTGCACACTGAAATTGGTCTGAACACAAGAAACTTCATATTAGCTCCACAGCTTGAGGTCATCATCGCATGCGTAAGTTTGCGAACAGTCAAGTGACTTAAGGAAcgtgtcaaaataaaaataaattgtttcCAATCATCCATTCTGCATGCTGGTGCAAAAACATCCTTTCTGATGGTAGTAACACCCCACATTAAgcctttcaatgccattgacgagaAGTCCAATCACACACCTCTTTTCATCCTTATGCTGTGAATTTAGATTAGTTTTTCACTtgtggatgtccaatccatttgtactGGGAGGGACAGCAGCAAATGAACAGTACAAATGAACTGGATGTCTAttgcaatggcagccagtgagttaatatGTAAAatgtgtacagtggtacctctacttaagaacgtcTGCATACaggattttcaggttaagacaagcctcaacgggaaaatattgccttttgttaagaaaaaaaaaatcaagatacaaaatgcaaaaataaagtacacctgttactcgcagctcccggagtttactgaacgtaacatacttatagctgatcTGCCATTGGCCATTGCctagcatccaattggctaagagggacctctactgtatgtgtaagtgtgtatcccagtgtcctcttcattcaccCCTCGTGTTCTGACAGTTTTACATGACTACcaattttaaatattatttacttatataaaattatatttatattttatacgttttggtgcatttttatgcattaaaagatttaagagttaatttacatggaaaatgagTCTACTTACAGAGTTTTCAAGATAaactggttctggaagtagtttcataTTTTCTAAGTACAGGTACCGCTCAACTTTGTATTTAAATTATAGGCACTTGCCTGGACAAACCCAGTTACCAGAAACCATGCAGTGTtagtttaaagattaaatattcCAATTCAATCCAGTCAGCCACCAAATGAGAGTGTGGAAGTTTACAGAGGCAAGAAAGGAAAAAGACCAGCTCATATATCCCaggaaactgtccttctgtgcaTTTTTAACCACAAATTGCCTGTCAAACCCGAAATAAAatcattttataaataaaacaaaaatcgaTGAAATAATGGAGGGGcaaaatcataaaaaataaCGTCATGCATCACAGCTTTAAAGCTAAGAAAAATGTGGTACCTTCAGCACAAGCTACTTCACAACCTTCTTCATCAGATTCATCACTGCAGTCAGGCTCCCCATCACATACATGGCTGTGGAGCACACATTCCAAACCATCCTTGCATTGCCTGGAACCAAGGTTGCACTTCACAGGAATGCGttcagctaaaaaaaaaaaaaaaaataacaagttAATTCTTGGGGAGAAGTCCAACGAAATTCAGAAATGTTTGACAAttctgcatttaaaaaaaacattttggaatttcaaaATAATTCAGTGCACATAATTTACCTGCTTGCAAGGGGGTTGTCAaatgcaataaaactgcaaacaaatataaatatacagccatcacaacaattaaaaaagcaGTCCAGACAGCACAGCGCACGAAACAGAAGTGTTGTGCAGCGGTCAGGTGTTATCAATAAATCCTAATTGACCACGTGAGTTGTGGGTGGAGCTAATAAAcaatttataatcaaatacTTCGTTGTAGAAAACGTAGAGATCACTCACGTATATGCCATTTTGTCAGTCAAATTCAAGAAACAACCTTAGTGAATGGAGTGTGTACTTTGAAAAAGCAACAAAGGGCTCCATTTTCAAACGAGCTGGTTTTTCATAAAAGCCATAGATACCGAAAATTATCTGCAtacttatgattttttttttttttttttttccaaaatccaGATTGAATTGTAGACATAATCCGTGGAGAGTCTGCAGATTTCAGAGTATTTTAGTGGAGAAAATGATTCACCTTACATTCACTGCAGTAGAGCCTTCCCGAGAACTCCACTGCTGTAAGATGGCCGCCTGGTACTAACGCAACTGACTCCGACCTTTCGCATTTTAGCTCCATATATGTGATAcctatgatggaaaataagcaCGTATCTGAAGATCATGTGTGATTTACAgcaattttttgaaaataaataaataaaacagtgaACCTGCATGATTTTGTCAGTCTCACATTAAATGGACTATCTGATAGGCGCATCATGGTTTTGCCTCGTTTTATTAGAAACTGCTAAATTGGTCCTTGTGGACATTATTAAACTGCTGAGATCCCAAATCAATCTTGACGACAAAATTCTGACATATTTTACATTTAGAAGAAAAATAACCAAATTCTGCAGTCGTCCAATCATGTAGCAGTGGTGCTTTAAGGGTTCTTGTGTACCAATCAAATGTGTCGTCTTCTTCCGGTCTACCTAACATGGCTAACTCGCTCCAGTAGCACTGGTAGCAACTTGAGAAAAGCCGTCAAGCTTAGTCAAATTCAACGCTGGTATCAAATTCCCCAGACTTTTTAACACATTTGGTGTTTATTGGACCTTCTGTCGTTTTACTACGACTGCGGGGCGTCGGAGTTTCACACTTGGTGAGTGACTGTACCGCTTTCGATGTTTTCTCGTCTTTAAATGATGCTGTTTTGTGTGGGCGCTGTAGCTCCGCTAGCCAGCGGGATCCAAAGCCCAGTTTGCAATAGTTCGTTCTTAGGGCTGACCGATTTTGGAACAGATTCTGTACTTCAGCAATAATCCTAAGCATTTCATAGCTTGCCTGAAAGGAAACTTTTATCATAGTGTCGTTCGCacgacattttatattaatgaCCGCGTTTCAATTAGAACAAGTTCCCCAATTGACTTTAGGGACGAAGCGAAGAAATGGACCGCTGCGCAGTTTGTTTTTCGTGGATGACAACAAAAGGATTTTGATAACAAGCTGGCAGCTAGGCTAACATTAGCTCACCCAGCCAGATGCCAGCCGCCATACAAAATGCTTCGCTAACAACTATTCTACGGCCACGCGTACTTGTCGTTTTCTTTTTCTTGCGGAAGGTTGTTCTAGTTTTCACAATTTCATAGTTTGTGCTTTCGTCGAGTTTAATGTTGTGCTTTGAGTCTAGCGCCCCCCACCCTCCCCTTTCCAGGTAGGCTAGCTGTCGGCCTTTTTAAGCCAGTTTGTTTTAACTGTGGAGGTGTTCTCCTTTGAGAGTAGTTGTACTTTTTGCGTATTGTTACACTTTTACTTAATAAAATTTACCTTTTTGTGTCCTACATCCTCATAGAGCTGGCTTCATCTGGTGACACTTTTGTTGTAAAGGGGCTCCACCGAGCAGGGGCTCATAGTGTAGCAATAGGTCCCACATCTTGTGTACGGAGTTCTCTGGAGACTTCTAGGTTGTCCGGCCAAGATGTCCTCCATCTTGCCTTTTACCCCTCCTGTAGTCAAGAGGCTTTTGGGCTGGAAGAAATCTACCAATGTACCAGGTGGAGCAGGTGGGGGAGAACAGAATGGCCAGGAGGAAAAATGGTGCGAGAAGGCCGTGAAGAGTTTAGTCAAGAAGCTCAAGAAGACAGGGCAGCTCGATGAGCTAGAGAAGGCCATCACTACGCAGAACTGCAACACCAAGTGTGTCACCATCCCCAGGTATGATATCAACCATACAGTGGTTTGCTGCCATCATTAAAACAAAGTAAAGATATTGGGGAATAGAAAACACGTTGTTTAGGGGTGTTCCTTGCATCAGCCTGCAGCCTTGATGACCACGCTCATGTTCAGTGGGAACACTGATAGGCTGGCAAAGAACATTTCAGATGTTTTTATGTTTTCCCAATAACACTTTGGTTATCGCCTGAGAATTGTTCGAGACCTTACTCTTATCTTTTTGGAAATACAGCGGGTGTCTTGACGTGAATACATTTCTTGTGTTGCTGTAGAATTCCTACTATAAGCATCAATAGAATGCACCTTTAAGTTGGCGCCACTAGGTTACAAATATGAGGGTAGctggttggttgaataaaaatatagaatagaaaaaaagttaattctatgtttttatttttttattcacagCAATTGCTCAGAGATATGGGGACTGAGTACACCAAATACGATAGAACAGTGGGATACATCAGGCTTTTACAGCTATTCCGACCAAACAAGGTGAACATTCTTAAAGACACTGTATGCATCTTTGCCACGTAATTATCTCAATACTTGAGATGATACACaatgaaaactgtttcattatcATTTAGCAATCTGGTCTGGTGTTGTCTTGCACCTTTGTCATCCCTCTGTCCTTTTCCATCCATTTAGATCCCTTGATGGCCGCTTGCAGGCCTCCCACAGGAAGGGGCTCCCCCATGTTATCTATTGCCGTTTGTGGCGGTGGCCAGACCTTCACAGCCACCATGAACTACGTGCTATCGAGGCCTGTGAGTATGCCTTTCACCTCAAGAAGGATGAGGTCTGCATCAACCCCTACCATTATCAGAGGGTCGAGACCCCAGGTAAGAGGGCTTAATGTACCTAATTTCTATCACCTAAAATGTATGGACTAAagtcatttaattatttttcttatcTTTGATTAGTTTTACTTGAAggagttattattttttatgaacTACTTTCACTCAGTGAAAGTGCCGCTGTAACAATTCTTTCACGCTGTGAGCCAAGTGTTAGTGCATTTTCCACATTATTTAAATATCTTtgaaattacagtggtaccttgacgtaTGATCGCTTCAGCATACAATCCTTTTGACATCcggcgtaaaatttgactcgtcgtttgtcttgacatatgacgacatgctcaaaatacgacgattcatGGCATCGCAATTTCatagttttcccgcaagacggatgcacggcggattttcttgtgggagAAATGCAGTGGTCCCAcggaggttagtgcaggtgatgaaaaaaggaaaaaggtgaggcttaccattgaaattaagaaggaactgATAGAAAAATATTAGAGACGTGTGCACATCAGTGAAGTGGCTCGACAATACTGCCAGAATATGTCTAAGATCTCGAGGACAactctcattattattattattattattattattattctagcatgggcaaggaagtcgccagcttcgtcaggtttttaaataatttatctcagaacttgtgcaacacaatacGTCTACTGTCCGGCGGCAACAACAAAAGAacgtgaaaagagaaagtaaaagctTCCCACTGTAACGCACCTCTTTCACTCTTGCGTCAGTCACATGgtacgttcaggaacagcatgcaaaacacaacggccacattagaacccatattgttacattattatttcggtgtgtatttataatgtatttgttttgttatttgtaattgctgtttgtaattgtacctacaATATTTCTTAAGGATTTAGCGCAGGTTTTTGTGCTGTGGACGGACTTGATAGAATAATAatgcattcttatgggaaaattccacttgacatacgaccatttctacttacaaaccaggtcctggagctAATTTAATTCTTAtggagaggtaccactgtatattaaaatgaAAGCTGTTCAATGTGTAGATGCTTAAAGTGGGAATTAACTGATCCCTAATAAAACTTTCCCACAGTTCTGCCTCCAGTTCTTGTGCCAAGACACTCTGAAATTCTGACAGAGCTGCCACCTCTGGACGACTACACCCATTCCATACCTGAGAACACAAACTTTCCTGCAGGAATTGATCCTCCAAATAACTATATACCAGGTGAGGTTATGATGTTTTAGAACATATAACCCTAACTAATCCCATGGgtgccccccccctttttttttaaattaaaaaaatatataatatatatatatatatatatatatatatatatatatatatatataaatctaaTGGCGTATGATCTATAAATACAAAAGACTGTTGTCATTTCAAATGCAGTACATTATAATCTAATTGAAGTcactatattttgcttttcataaTAAGAGTCCTAGTCACTGAATGTATTTTCATTGTTCTTTCATCCCACAAATTGAACAGAAACTCCTCCGCCTGGCTACATCAGTGAGGATGGGGAGGCCAGTGATCAACAGATGAATCAAAGCATGGATACAGGTAGGTTTTTAATACTTGCTGTTTGAACTATTTCGGATCTGTTGTATTCACTACATTCGATTGGTAAAAACAGATTACAAATTTTAAGTACAGCATGATAGTTGTAATTTCatcttttttaaatccatttttggagtcgATTAATTAAgttttcagtcatcttcgccATCACAGATAAAACATGCTTTAGATTTCATATCCCTCTACAGGTTCACCAGCAGAGATGTCTCCCAGCACTCTGTCACCTGTCAATCACAGCATGGGTAAGAGAGATCTATCTTGACTGAAAATGTTTCA of Corythoichthys intestinalis isolate RoL2023-P3 chromosome 3, ASM3026506v1, whole genome shotgun sequence contains these proteins:
- the LOC130913286 gene encoding mothers against decapentaplegic homolog 2, which codes for MSSILPFTPPVVKRLLGWKKSTNVPGGAGGGEQNGQEEKWCEKAVKSLVKKLKKTGQLDELEKAITTQNCNTKCVTIPSNCSEIWGLSTPNTIEQWDTSGFYSYSDQTRSLDGRLQASHRKGLPHVIYCRLWRWPDLHSHHELRAIEACEYAFHLKKDEVCINPYHYQRVETPVLPPVLVPRHSEILTELPPLDDYTHSIPENTNFPAGIDPPNNYIPETPPPGYISEDGEASDQQMNQSMDTGSPAEMSPSTLSPVNHSMDLQPVTYSEPAFWCSIAYYELNQRVGETFHASQPSLTVDGFTDPSNSERFCLGLLSNVNRNATVEMTRRHIGRGVRLYYIGGEVFAECLSDSAIFVQSPNCNQRYGWHPATVCKIPPGCNLKIFNNQEFAALLAQSVNQGFEAVYQLTRMCTIRMSFVKGWGAEYRRQTVTSTPCWIELHLNGPLQWLDKVLTQMGSPSARCSSMS